One segment of Salvia splendens isolate huo1 chromosome 20, SspV2, whole genome shotgun sequence DNA contains the following:
- the LOC121782552 gene encoding double-stranded RNA-binding protein 2-like isoform X2, with protein sequence MYKNQLQELAQRSCFNLPAYTSIREGPDHAPRFKAVVNFNGEAFESPSYCSTLRQAEHSAAEVALNALACRGPSNSLAARILDETGVYKNLLQEVSQRVGASLPAYSTFRSGLGHLPIFTCTVELAGVIFTGMPAKNKKQAEKNAAMAAWLSLKSLQQTELPYERSHKDEQEHVTVARALQKYLIKARLARTSFPIKFPTLNLRPLSTQPSPITTSKILPLICPKTAQRNRPNPALNNHPTFQMNVRPTSQPMVTVPNESQSSLADIFTPRPQKFPAAGAAPYIPVRHCNPHSRIAPPVTIRNMIPVFSAPPLPSPQSSLAMRPPPLHMAPPVSIRQAVPVFAAPVRVDEVSSMVHPSVKVEDPRIPRPITPQVEEPLFSTAVQGTLDDSPFSKLPPFLVEDPFGYTNPAPAAPISEAPTVQDDLATTKAPTVEVKPPVPSVEETTSAEQDKQLEPAEAEIKGLEDLKI encoded by the exons ATGTATAAGAACCAGCTCCAGGAGCTGGCGCAGCGGAGCTGCTTCAATCTGCCGGCCTACACCAGCATCAGGGAAGGCCCCGATCACGCGCCGCGCTTCAAGGCTGTTGTTAATTTTAACGGCGAGGCGTTTGAGAGCCCTAGCTACTGCTCCACGCTCCGCCAGGCGGAACACTCTGCCGCTGAGGTGGCGCTCAATGCTCTCGCCTGCCGCGGACCTTCTAACTCGCTCGCCGCCCGAATTCTG GATGAGACAGGTGTATATAAGAATCTATTGCAAGAGGTCTCACAAAGAGTGGGAGCATCTTTGCCTGCTTATTCGACTTTCAGATCTGGTCTAGGTCACCTTCCTATTTTTACATGTACTGTAGAGTTGGCCGGCGTGATATTTACTGGTATGCCAGCCAAGAACAAGAAGCAAGCAGAAAAGAATGCTGCCATGGCAGCTTGGTTATCTCTCAAATCTC TCCAACAAACCGAGCTTCCTTATGAAAGGTCCCATAAGGATGAGCAGGAGCATGTGACGGTAGCTCGTGCGCTGCAGAAGTATCTAATAAAGGCTAGATTGGCAAGAACATCTTTTCCAATAAAATTTCCTACACTAAACCTAAGGCCATTGAGTACACAGCCGTCTCCAATTACAACATCAAAAATCCTTCCCTTGATATGCCCGAAAACTGCTCAACGCAACCGGCCTAATCCAGCCTTGAACAACCACCCCACATTCCAAATGAATGTCAGGCCAACAAGCCAGCCAATGGTTACAGTTCCTAATGAAAGTCAGTCATCGTTGGCGGATATCTTCACACCCCGACCTCAGAAGTTTCCTGCAGCAGGAGCAGCACCCTATATTCCTGTCAGGCACTGCAACCCACACAGTAGGATTGCACCACCAGTGACAATTCGGAATATGATTCCTGTATTCTCTGCACCACCCCTTCCTTCACCGCAGTCCTCATTAGCAATGCGGCCGCCTCCTTTGCACATGGCACCACCCGTGTCTATTAGACAAGCTGTTCCTGTATTTGCTGCTCCAGTTCGGGTGGATGAGGTGTCTTCAATGGTGCATCCATCTGTTAAAGTAGAGGATCCTCGGATTCCCAGACCCATTACACCTCAAGTAGAGGAGCCACTATTCTCTACAGCTGTACAAGGTACGCTAGACGATTCACCATTCTCCAAGCTCCCTCCCTTTCTAGTTGAGGACCCTTTTGGTTATACAAACCCTGCTCCAGCTGCACCAATTTCTGAAGCTCCGACAGTTCAAGACGACCTAGCCACAACCAAAGCTCCCACAGTTGAAGTCAAACCTCCAGTACCATCAGTTGAAGAGACGACGTCTGCTGAACAGGACAAGCAGCTGGAGCCAGCTGAGGCCGAAATTAAAGGCTTGGAAGATCTGAAGATATGA
- the LOC121782552 gene encoding double-stranded RNA-binding protein 2-like isoform X1 yields the protein MYKNQLQELAQRSCFNLPAYTSIREGPDHAPRFKAVVNFNGEAFESPSYCSTLRQAEHSAAEVALNALACRGPSNSLAARILDETGVYKNLLQEVSQRVGASLPAYSTFRSGLGHLPIFTCTVELAGVIFTGMPAKNKKQAEKNAAMAAWLSLKSLVQQTELPYERSHKDEQEHVTVARALQKYLIKARLARTSFPIKFPTLNLRPLSTQPSPITTSKILPLICPKTAQRNRPNPALNNHPTFQMNVRPTSQPMVTVPNESQSSLADIFTPRPQKFPAAGAAPYIPVRHCNPHSRIAPPVTIRNMIPVFSAPPLPSPQSSLAMRPPPLHMAPPVSIRQAVPVFAAPVRVDEVSSMVHPSVKVEDPRIPRPITPQVEEPLFSTAVQGTLDDSPFSKLPPFLVEDPFGYTNPAPAAPISEAPTVQDDLATTKAPTVEVKPPVPSVEETTSAEQDKQLEPAEAEIKGLEDLKI from the exons ATGTATAAGAACCAGCTCCAGGAGCTGGCGCAGCGGAGCTGCTTCAATCTGCCGGCCTACACCAGCATCAGGGAAGGCCCCGATCACGCGCCGCGCTTCAAGGCTGTTGTTAATTTTAACGGCGAGGCGTTTGAGAGCCCTAGCTACTGCTCCACGCTCCGCCAGGCGGAACACTCTGCCGCTGAGGTGGCGCTCAATGCTCTCGCCTGCCGCGGACCTTCTAACTCGCTCGCCGCCCGAATTCTG GATGAGACAGGTGTATATAAGAATCTATTGCAAGAGGTCTCACAAAGAGTGGGAGCATCTTTGCCTGCTTATTCGACTTTCAGATCTGGTCTAGGTCACCTTCCTATTTTTACATGTACTGTAGAGTTGGCCGGCGTGATATTTACTGGTATGCCAGCCAAGAACAAGAAGCAAGCAGAAAAGAATGCTGCCATGGCAGCTTGGTTATCTCTCAAATCTC TAGTCCAACAAACCGAGCTTCCTTATGAAAGGTCCCATAAGGATGAGCAGGAGCATGTGACGGTAGCTCGTGCGCTGCAGAAGTATCTAATAAAGGCTAGATTGGCAAGAACATCTTTTCCAATAAAATTTCCTACACTAAACCTAAGGCCATTGAGTACACAGCCGTCTCCAATTACAACATCAAAAATCCTTCCCTTGATATGCCCGAAAACTGCTCAACGCAACCGGCCTAATCCAGCCTTGAACAACCACCCCACATTCCAAATGAATGTCAGGCCAACAAGCCAGCCAATGGTTACAGTTCCTAATGAAAGTCAGTCATCGTTGGCGGATATCTTCACACCCCGACCTCAGAAGTTTCCTGCAGCAGGAGCAGCACCCTATATTCCTGTCAGGCACTGCAACCCACACAGTAGGATTGCACCACCAGTGACAATTCGGAATATGATTCCTGTATTCTCTGCACCACCCCTTCCTTCACCGCAGTCCTCATTAGCAATGCGGCCGCCTCCTTTGCACATGGCACCACCCGTGTCTATTAGACAAGCTGTTCCTGTATTTGCTGCTCCAGTTCGGGTGGATGAGGTGTCTTCAATGGTGCATCCATCTGTTAAAGTAGAGGATCCTCGGATTCCCAGACCCATTACACCTCAAGTAGAGGAGCCACTATTCTCTACAGCTGTACAAGGTACGCTAGACGATTCACCATTCTCCAAGCTCCCTCCCTTTCTAGTTGAGGACCCTTTTGGTTATACAAACCCTGCTCCAGCTGCACCAATTTCTGAAGCTCCGACAGTTCAAGACGACCTAGCCACAACCAAAGCTCCCACAGTTGAAGTCAAACCTCCAGTACCATCAGTTGAAGAGACGACGTCTGCTGAACAGGACAAGCAGCTGGAGCCAGCTGAGGCCGAAATTAAAGGCTTGGAAGATCTGAAGATATGA